From a region of the Neobacillus niacini genome:
- a CDS encoding DUF2264 domain-containing protein: MIKLDLPIQKNPLKSREDLSEAVKQILNPLKPFYSKGKTLLQLGSTGAGYPDSLAGMEGFSRLLWGLVPLLAGGEESEIWDIHMQGIKNGTDPSHEEYWGDIADFDQRAVEMAAFGYALALIPEKIWEPLSDLEKDNLFQWLNQINTIKVYDCNWLFFPVIVNLGFKRVGLPYNRETVIGNLERIEHFYLQNGWYSDGVGAHCDYYGPFAIHFYSLLYAKLMGSEDPERAKLYKSRAAAFAKDFIYWFANDGSALPYGRSLSYRFAQSSFWSALVYAEVDVFPLGVMKGLILRNLRSWFSQNIFDHNGLLTIGYSYPNLVMAENYNSPCSPYWALKTFLPLALPVDHPFWEVEEELLPSLKEKVVQHSPRFILCRQDEQNHVAAFNAGYQHTNDHSHIAAKYEKFVYSNIFGFSVQKAEWGLAQGAFDSMLAVSEGDNIYRGKRKCEEYEVNENVIYTKWKPWDDVEIKTWLVPGTPWHIRVHCIETRRNLDVAEGGFALGLEHTQYNGQKAEGITLLKESAAISPWAVSGIKNLYGNGKSELVYPNANTNLVNTRTVIPTIKASLKPGTHWLVNAVFGEPGNETIMNQWETTPKIEFGEENIYLELGEEKIIIHK; the protein is encoded by the coding sequence ATGATAAAACTCGATTTACCTATTCAGAAAAATCCACTTAAATCAAGGGAGGATTTGAGTGAGGCAGTAAAACAGATTTTAAACCCATTAAAACCTTTTTACTCCAAGGGGAAAACCCTCCTTCAATTAGGCAGTACAGGGGCGGGATACCCAGATTCTCTAGCTGGAATGGAAGGTTTCTCAAGATTATTATGGGGACTTGTTCCCTTGTTAGCAGGTGGAGAAGAATCGGAAATTTGGGATATCCACATGCAGGGCATAAAGAATGGTACAGATCCTTCTCATGAAGAATATTGGGGAGATATCGCAGACTTTGATCAGCGTGCGGTAGAAATGGCGGCATTTGGATATGCACTCGCACTCATACCTGAAAAGATTTGGGAGCCTTTAAGTGATTTGGAAAAAGATAATTTGTTCCAGTGGCTAAATCAAATCAACACAATCAAAGTTTACGATTGCAACTGGTTATTTTTCCCGGTAATTGTCAACCTTGGGTTTAAAAGAGTTGGCTTACCATATAATCGTGAAACAGTGATAGGGAATCTTGAACGAATAGAACACTTCTATCTACAGAATGGTTGGTATTCAGATGGGGTAGGTGCTCATTGTGATTATTATGGACCGTTTGCCATTCATTTTTATAGCCTGCTTTATGCAAAATTGATGGGCAGTGAGGATCCAGAAAGGGCAAAGCTGTACAAAAGCAGGGCAGCGGCATTTGCCAAGGACTTTATCTACTGGTTTGCGAATGATGGTTCCGCCCTGCCATATGGAAGAAGTCTGTCATATCGATTTGCTCAATCTTCCTTTTGGAGTGCCCTTGTCTACGCAGAGGTCGATGTGTTTCCACTAGGCGTGATGAAGGGACTTATCCTGCGGAACCTCCGCTCATGGTTCAGTCAAAATATATTTGACCATAATGGACTGCTGACGATTGGCTATAGTTATCCAAATTTGGTCATGGCAGAGAACTATAATTCACCATGTTCACCATATTGGGCGTTAAAAACCTTCCTGCCTTTAGCACTGCCTGTGGATCATCCTTTTTGGGAGGTGGAGGAGGAACTTCTTCCTTCATTAAAGGAGAAGGTTGTGCAGCACTCACCACGTTTTATCCTATGCAGACAGGATGAACAAAACCATGTTGCTGCATTTAACGCTGGGTACCAGCATACAAATGATCACTCTCATATTGCAGCGAAATATGAAAAATTTGTTTACTCCAATATTTTTGGATTTAGTGTGCAAAAAGCAGAATGGGGACTTGCACAGGGTGCATTTGATTCGATGCTTGCTGTCAGCGAGGGCGACAATATCTATAGAGGTAAAAGAAAGTGCGAGGAATATGAGGTAAACGAGAATGTAATCTACACAAAATGGAAGCCGTGGGATGATGTTGAAATTAAAACATGGCTCGTTCCAGGGACCCCCTGGCATATCCGAGTCCATTGTATAGAGACAAGAAGAAACCTTGATGTTGCAGAAGGTGGATTCGCTCTAGGATTGGAGCATACCCAATATAATGGGCAAAAGGCAGAGGGAATTACGCTGTTAAAAGAAAGTGCAGCTATTTCACCTTGGGCTGTAAGCGGTATAAAGAACTTATATGGAAATGGCAAATCAGAGCTCGTCTATCCAAATGCAAATACAAATCTAGTAAATACACGCACCGTTATACCAACTATAAAGGCTAGTCTAAAACCAGGGACACATTGGCTTGTAAATGCCGTTTTTGGGGAACCAGGAAATGAGACCATTATGAACCAATGGGAAACCACGCCAAAGATTGAATTTGGGGAAGAAAATATATACTTGGAACTCGGCGAAGAGAAGATTATTATTCATAAATGA
- a CDS encoding glycoside hydrolase family 88 protein, which yields MITQQWVEEAWEKVTNKISRTSERIGANFPHASENGQYVLAEPHWWTAGFWPGILWLIYRDSKDENLRKLAEECEKKLDAVQRNYYKLDHDMGFMWTLTSVARHKILGEEESKRRALVAANLLMGRFNPNGNYIRAWNPWTEGEDNSGIAIIDCMMNLPLLYWASEETGDPRFKGVAKKHAEMVLDHFIRSDGGVHHIIRFNPDSGEKIEALGGQGYGPESAWSRGTAWAIYGLTLTYHYTGEEKYLEYSKRVAHFFIAHLSEDFVPDWDFRIPADVASPKDSSAGAIAACGLLLLADKVASPESPIYRKAGERILQSLYNHYSDWEGSEEGLILHATSHFPQGKYMDNPLIYGDYYFVEGLAYLKGYKELFW from the coding sequence ATGATTACTCAACAGTGGGTAGAAGAAGCGTGGGAAAAGGTAACGAATAAAATTAGTAGAACAAGTGAGAGAATAGGTGCGAATTTTCCGCATGCCAGCGAGAATGGCCAGTATGTACTTGCAGAACCTCATTGGTGGACTGCGGGGTTTTGGCCAGGAATATTATGGCTTATTTATCGAGATTCAAAAGATGAGAATTTAAGAAAACTCGCCGAAGAATGTGAGAAAAAGTTAGATGCTGTACAACGAAACTATTACAAACTCGATCATGATATGGGTTTTATGTGGACATTGACCAGTGTGGCTAGACATAAAATCCTAGGTGAAGAAGAATCGAAACGGCGGGCGTTGGTAGCGGCAAATCTATTAATGGGCCGCTTTAACCCAAATGGTAACTATATTCGCGCTTGGAATCCTTGGACAGAAGGAGAAGACAATAGTGGAATTGCCATCATCGACTGTATGATGAACCTGCCGCTCTTGTATTGGGCATCTGAAGAAACAGGTGATCCCAGATTCAAGGGTGTGGCAAAAAAGCATGCCGAAATGGTGTTAGATCACTTTATCCGGAGTGATGGCGGAGTTCACCATATTATTCGGTTCAACCCGGATAGCGGTGAAAAGATAGAAGCGCTTGGCGGGCAGGGGTATGGACCAGAATCGGCATGGTCTCGAGGAACCGCATGGGCCATATATGGTCTCACATTAACTTATCATTATACAGGCGAAGAAAAATACCTAGAATATTCCAAACGGGTTGCTCACTTTTTTATTGCCCACTTGTCGGAAGACTTCGTTCCAGATTGGGATTTTCGAATCCCTGCGGATGTAGCTTCACCAAAAGACTCTTCAGCAGGAGCCATAGCTGCGTGCGGCTTGCTCTTGCTTGCGGATAAAGTAGCTTCGCCAGAGTCTCCTATATATAGGAAAGCAGGAGAAAGGATACTTCAGTCCTTATATAACCATTACAGTGATTGGGAAGGCTCAGAAGAAGGATTGATTCTTCATGCAACAAGTCATTTCCCGCAAGGAAAATATATGGATAATCCGCTTATATATGGTGACTACTATTTTGTCGAGGGTCTAGCGTATTTAAAAGGGTATAAAGAATTATTTTGGTAG
- a CDS encoding glycoside hydrolase family 2 TIM barrel-domain containing protein, producing MTTVPNLNWLTDVSVFSVNRLPAHSDHLYYEKLEEAQSGAPVKMRHDLNGNWKFFYSINPDHRPDQFYKNEYHCSSWGDISVPGHIQLQGYGQPQYVNTMYPWDGHNEIRPPEIPTDHNPVGSYVKYFKIPTNMKNKPVYISFQGVESAFYVWLNGEFVGYSEDSFTPAEFELTPYLVEGENKLAVEVYQRSTGSWLEDQDFWRFSGIFRDVYLYTVPEIHAADLYVRPELDSTFTRGTLSVDLKLQGKAASKITAELVDANGTLAKTGEAEYIDGNWSINLAVEQPALWSAENPYLYKLFIQIYNEAGSLVEVVAQKVGFRRFELVNKIMHLNGERIVFKGVNRHEFNPRHGRSITKEDMLWDIKTLKRHNINAVRTSHYPNQSYWYELCDEYGIYVIDEMNLETHGSWQKMGAVEPSWNIPGNKPEWEGIVMDRAISMVERDKNHPSILIWSCGNESYAGEVILNVSKYFKKMDPSRLVHYEGVFHNRDYNDTSDMESRMYAKPSDIEKYLNDNPEKPYISCEYMHAMGNSLGGMYKYTDLEQKYPMYQGGFIWDYIDQAIYKKDRYGNEFLAYGGDFGDRPTDYGFCTNGIVYANRELSPKMQEVKFLYQDFKLVPDGIGVTIKNESLFTNTSVFELDYVLLREGRELYRNKLFVNVEPQREGRFEFEIPEEFKAETGEYCIQTSLVLKEGTLWAEAGYEIAFGQFVYQVGTKGLAPVNGNLRVVYGDVNIGVHGRDFTVMFSKGAGSLVSLNYAGKEMISLPPAPLFWRATTDNDRGYSQGFHSGLWYAASLTRKCVNIEVEENSSNVRIAFTYKFSINPDIEVKTGYTVYPDGSVRVKSEYKGAENLPQLPIFAVSFKIPADYDQLDWYAMGPEENYSDRAMGAKLGIFKNQVSDNLSGYVLPQESGNRTGVRRVDVTNQNGQGIRISSVTEPLECNFSPYTAFELENAQHIYELPNVHYTVVTVAGKQMGVGGDDSWGAPVHEEHLIKANEFMEFDFMIQRI from the coding sequence ATGACAACAGTTCCAAATTTAAACTGGCTTACAGATGTGAGTGTGTTTTCTGTAAACCGTCTTCCAGCGCATTCAGATCATCTCTATTATGAGAAATTGGAGGAGGCGCAAAGTGGAGCTCCGGTGAAAATGCGTCATGATTTAAATGGAAATTGGAAATTTTTCTATAGTATTAATCCGGACCACAGACCAGATCAATTTTATAAAAATGAATATCACTGCTCCAGCTGGGGGGATATCAGTGTTCCTGGGCATATTCAGCTCCAAGGCTATGGTCAGCCCCAGTATGTAAATACGATGTATCCTTGGGACGGTCATAATGAAATTCGTCCGCCAGAAATTCCAACCGACCATAATCCGGTAGGAAGTTATGTAAAATACTTCAAAATTCCAACTAACATGAAAAATAAGCCAGTTTATATTTCCTTCCAAGGTGTAGAGTCTGCTTTTTATGTATGGTTAAATGGTGAGTTTGTTGGATACAGCGAGGATTCTTTTACCCCTGCTGAGTTTGAACTTACACCGTATTTGGTTGAAGGTGAGAACAAGCTCGCAGTGGAGGTTTATCAACGGAGTACCGGCAGTTGGCTTGAAGACCAGGACTTTTGGCGTTTTTCTGGGATTTTCCGTGATGTTTACCTTTACACAGTTCCGGAAATTCATGCCGCCGACCTCTATGTTCGCCCTGAACTGGATTCCACTTTTACAAGAGGTACTCTTTCTGTCGACCTAAAGCTTCAAGGGAAGGCCGCTTCAAAAATAACGGCAGAATTAGTGGATGCCAATGGTACTCTCGCTAAAACGGGCGAAGCTGAATATATCGATGGCAATTGGTCGATTAACCTTGCTGTTGAGCAGCCTGCACTTTGGAGTGCAGAAAATCCGTATTTGTACAAATTATTTATACAAATCTACAACGAAGCTGGAAGTTTAGTAGAGGTTGTAGCACAGAAGGTTGGGTTTAGAAGATTTGAACTCGTGAATAAAATTATGCACCTCAATGGAGAGCGGATTGTATTTAAGGGTGTGAACCGTCATGAATTCAATCCCCGTCACGGCCGTTCCATTACAAAAGAAGATATGCTCTGGGATATTAAAACCCTAAAACGTCATAACATCAATGCAGTCCGTACCTCTCACTATCCTAACCAAAGCTATTGGTACGAGCTATGTGATGAGTATGGGATATATGTCATCGATGAGATGAATCTTGAAACACATGGCTCATGGCAAAAGATGGGGGCTGTTGAGCCTTCCTGGAACATTCCTGGTAATAAGCCGGAATGGGAAGGAATCGTCATGGACCGAGCCATTTCGATGGTAGAACGAGATAAAAATCACCCATCTATCTTGATTTGGTCCTGTGGTAACGAATCATACGCTGGTGAAGTAATTCTTAATGTCTCTAAATATTTCAAAAAGATGGACCCTAGTAGACTTGTTCACTATGAAGGAGTTTTCCACAACCGTGATTATAACGACACAAGTGATATGGAAAGCCGCATGTATGCGAAGCCATCTGATATTGAAAAATATTTAAATGATAATCCGGAGAAGCCTTACATTAGCTGTGAGTACATGCATGCAATGGGAAATTCACTTGGAGGTATGTACAAATATACGGACCTTGAGCAGAAGTATCCAATGTATCAAGGAGGGTTTATTTGGGATTATATTGATCAAGCTATTTATAAAAAGGACCGTTACGGAAATGAATTCCTTGCATATGGCGGAGATTTTGGTGATCGTCCGACGGATTATGGATTCTGTACAAATGGGATTGTCTACGCTAACCGAGAGCTTTCACCTAAAATGCAGGAAGTTAAGTTCTTATATCAAGATTTTAAACTAGTACCAGATGGGATAGGTGTAACCATTAAAAATGAGAGTCTGTTCACGAATACGAGTGTCTTTGAACTGGATTATGTCTTATTACGTGAAGGCAGGGAATTATATCGAAATAAGCTGTTTGTTAATGTTGAACCGCAACGTGAGGGACGTTTTGAGTTTGAAATCCCTGAAGAGTTCAAAGCTGAAACAGGTGAGTATTGTATTCAAACATCACTAGTGTTGAAGGAAGGCACCCTTTGGGCAGAAGCAGGGTATGAAATTGCATTCGGTCAGTTTGTTTATCAAGTGGGTACAAAGGGATTAGCACCAGTAAACGGCAATTTACGGGTTGTCTATGGGGATGTCAATATTGGTGTTCATGGCCGAGACTTCACGGTTATGTTCTCAAAAGGTGCAGGCAGTTTAGTTTCCCTAAACTACGCAGGTAAAGAAATGATTTCACTTCCTCCAGCACCATTGTTTTGGAGAGCCACGACTGACAATGATCGCGGATATTCTCAAGGCTTCCATTCCGGGCTGTGGTATGCAGCGAGCTTGACGAGAAAGTGTGTAAATATAGAAGTCGAAGAGAACAGCAGTAATGTTCGTATTGCTTTTACCTATAAGTTCTCGATTAATCCAGATATTGAGGTTAAGACAGGATACACTGTTTATCCAGATGGAAGTGTTCGCGTAAAGTCTGAGTATAAAGGGGCTGAGAATTTGCCGCAGCTGCCGATTTTTGCAGTGTCGTTCAAGATTCCAGCGGATTACGATCAATTAGACTGGTATGCGATGGGTCCAGAAGAAAATTACTCAGACCGCGCTATGGGTGCTAAACTTGGTATTTTTAAAAATCAAGTAAGTGATAATCTATCAGGTTATGTCTTGCCGCAGGAATCGGGGAATCGTACTGGAGTCCGTCGTGTGGATGTCACGAATCAAAACGGTCAGGGAATTAGAATTTCTTCGGTCACAGAACCGTTAGAGTGCAATTTTTCACCATATACTGCCTTCGAGCTTGAAAATGCCCAGCATATTTACGAGCTGCCGAATGTCCACTATACGGTTGTAACAGTTGCCGGTAAGCAGATGGGTGTTGGCGGTGACGACAGCTGGGGTGCACCAGTTCACGAGGAACATCTTATTAAGGCAAATGAATTCATGGAATTTGACTTTATGATTCAAAGAATTTAA
- a CDS encoding ABC transporter ATP-binding protein gives MARNKFDVDEELESPFSFIQLKRLMVYLKPYKKKILITVLIMLIASGANLIGPYLISRAIDEEIPGKDVGGLMLLAGVYLIAIIVTGICMKYRIRMMSQIGQSVIVQIRKDLFTHLQKLSFTFYDSRPHGKILVRVVNYVNSLSDLLSNGLINLITDLFSLLVILGFMFAIDVKLTLMAMIGFPILAAVILLIKNAQRKAWQLLSNKQSNMNAYIHESINGIKVTQAFTREEENKRIFSEVSDSYRSSWMRAVKIQFLLWPSIENISILTTSLIYVVGISLIGDGVTVGALVAFVGYIGMFWAPIANIGNFYNAIINATAYLERIFEMIDEKPTVKDLPIASELPLIKGKVEFKDVTFGYEEGEKILKNINLSVNPGETIALVGATGSGKTTIVSLLSRFYDVSSGRIEIDGVDIQSATIASLRKQMGVMLQDPFIFSGTIMDNIRYGRLDATDEEVIEAAKAVQAHPFISGLSEGYKTEVNERGTRLSTGQRQLISFARALLADPKILILDEATSSIDTETELALQKGLETLLAGRTSFIIAHRLSTIQNANRILVIDKGRIIEEGSHKELIGQKSYYWKLHQSQHQSLDVG, from the coding sequence ATGGCGCGCAATAAATTTGATGTTGATGAAGAATTGGAATCTCCATTTAGTTTTATACAGCTTAAACGGTTAATGGTTTATTTAAAGCCCTACAAAAAAAAGATCCTAATTACTGTTTTAATCATGTTGATTGCCAGTGGGGCAAACTTAATTGGGCCATATCTAATCAGTAGAGCCATTGACGAGGAGATTCCGGGCAAGGATGTAGGCGGCTTAATGCTTCTTGCTGGAGTTTACTTAATTGCCATAATTGTTACTGGGATATGTATGAAATATAGAATTAGAATGATGTCCCAGATAGGGCAAAGTGTCATCGTCCAGATAAGGAAAGACTTGTTTACTCATTTACAAAAGCTATCATTTACCTTCTATGACAGCAGACCACATGGAAAGATTTTGGTGAGGGTAGTAAACTACGTAAACTCCTTAAGTGATTTACTTTCAAATGGGTTAATTAATTTAATTACTGACCTTTTCAGTCTTCTTGTCATTCTAGGGTTTATGTTTGCAATTGACGTAAAATTAACCCTTATGGCGATGATTGGGTTTCCAATCCTTGCAGCGGTGATCCTGCTTATAAAAAATGCCCAGCGGAAGGCATGGCAGCTGCTAAGTAACAAACAATCCAACATGAATGCTTATATTCATGAAAGTATTAATGGTATTAAAGTGACGCAGGCATTTACAAGAGAAGAAGAAAACAAACGAATTTTCAGTGAAGTATCTGATAGTTATCGAAGCTCGTGGATGAGGGCTGTAAAGATTCAATTCCTTTTATGGCCTTCGATTGAAAACATTTCAATACTTACCACCTCACTCATTTATGTTGTCGGTATCTCTCTGATTGGTGATGGAGTAACAGTTGGAGCATTGGTTGCCTTTGTTGGTTACATAGGGATGTTTTGGGCGCCAATCGCGAATATTGGGAACTTTTATAATGCGATCATTAATGCCACGGCTTATTTAGAAAGAATATTTGAAATGATTGATGAAAAACCAACAGTTAAAGACCTTCCAATTGCGTCTGAGCTTCCTTTGATAAAGGGGAAAGTTGAGTTTAAAGATGTTACTTTTGGTTATGAAGAAGGGGAAAAAATCCTTAAAAACATTAATCTTAGTGTGAATCCAGGTGAAACGATTGCTCTAGTCGGAGCAACTGGATCTGGAAAAACAACGATCGTCAGTTTGCTCAGCCGTTTTTATGATGTAAGCAGCGGTCGGATTGAAATTGACGGAGTTGATATCCAATCGGCAACCATTGCCTCTCTGAGAAAGCAGATGGGTGTCATGCTTCAGGATCCTTTTATTTTCTCAGGTACGATTATGGACAATATCCGTTATGGACGACTTGATGCTACAGATGAAGAAGTCATTGAAGCAGCGAAAGCTGTGCAGGCTCATCCATTTATTAGTGGATTGTCTGAGGGGTATAAAACGGAGGTGAATGAAAGAGGCACAAGGCTTTCTACTGGTCAAAGACAGCTGATTTCGTTTGCACGAGCGCTTTTAGCTGATCCCAAGATATTAATTCTTGATGAGGCTACATCATCCATAGACACAGAAACAGAGCTTGCATTACAAAAAGGACTTGAAACACTGCTGGCAGGGAGAACATCCTTTATTATTGCACATCGTCTTTCCACCATTCAAAATGCAAACCGTATCCTTGTCATCGATAAAGGTAGAATCATAGAGGAAGGTTCTCATAAAGAATTGATAGGTCAAAAAAGTTACTATTGGAAGCTGCATCAATCACAGCATCAATCCTTAGATGTGGGATGA
- a CDS encoding heparinase II/III family protein — protein sequence MLTAQLKSLLGSETSLLFPTREFKLNWWKGIRENPAYQLLLNEIRDEGDRLLQESDPELTFSLFNIFGETGSRLEFEKVYFEKRRRLTTFAIMVLLEPEQDEYLTALENTIWSVCNEYSWCLPAHLQNSPETSVNVNYSLNEPSKKEYTIDLFAAETAFSLGEIVKLTEEHLNPQICKRIYEEIYNRIFFPFKEKTFGWEKQTHNWAAVCAGSIGCAALHLIQDQDELTIILERVMDAMSSYLKGFQDDGICLEGYGYWQYGFGYYVYFADLLKKKTEGKLNLFESEKVHQIALFQQRTFLNRNLVVNFSDSLPTASVFLGLSHYLSKIYSDFEVPETYLRSHYTDDHCSRWAPAIRNLLWFDEESVPLPWRNGTHFSKDSEWFLSRHICESGSFAFAAKGGHNDEPHNHNDIGHFILQGNTEVFFKDLGSGLYSKDYFSEKRYSFLCNGSQGHSVPIINEQFQTPGSAKYANILQVSIGEDVDIYEMDIANAYEVNSLQSVKRRFTWVKTNLPKLVVEDTYSFAEQPRSIMERFITPVLLITKTDDGVLLEGKNKVRISYDKSQLKLETKLINFINHFGKSEDNLALDFIVLHPDRECSVELAFQFE from the coding sequence TTGCTTACCGCACAGCTTAAGAGTTTATTAGGTTCCGAAACTTCCCTATTGTTTCCTACTAGGGAATTCAAACTAAATTGGTGGAAAGGCATTAGGGAAAATCCCGCTTATCAATTGCTTCTTAATGAAATTAGGGATGAGGGGGATAGACTTTTACAAGAAAGTGATCCTGAACTAACGTTTTCCTTGTTCAACATTTTTGGTGAAACCGGCTCCCGGCTAGAATTCGAAAAGGTATATTTTGAAAAGCGGAGACGGTTAACGACCTTTGCAATTATGGTGTTACTTGAACCTGAACAAGATGAATATTTAACAGCACTAGAAAACACGATATGGTCCGTTTGCAATGAATATTCCTGGTGCCTGCCTGCGCATTTACAAAATAGTCCGGAAACATCGGTGAACGTTAATTACTCACTCAATGAGCCAAGTAAGAAGGAGTATACTATTGATTTATTTGCTGCTGAAACCGCCTTTTCGTTAGGTGAAATAGTAAAACTAACGGAGGAACATTTAAATCCGCAAATTTGTAAGCGTATTTATGAAGAAATATACAATAGAATCTTTTTCCCATTTAAAGAAAAAACCTTTGGCTGGGAGAAACAAACACATAATTGGGCGGCTGTATGTGCAGGATCCATTGGTTGTGCAGCACTGCATTTAATCCAAGATCAGGACGAACTTACCATCATTTTGGAAAGGGTTATGGACGCAATGAGTTCTTACTTAAAAGGCTTCCAAGATGATGGGATATGCCTTGAGGGTTATGGATATTGGCAATATGGTTTTGGATATTATGTCTATTTCGCAGATTTATTGAAGAAAAAGACTGAAGGAAAGCTGAATCTATTCGAATCTGAGAAGGTTCATCAAATTGCACTTTTTCAACAAAGGACCTTTTTAAATCGAAATCTTGTTGTTAACTTTTCAGATTCACTTCCAACAGCTTCCGTTTTTCTGGGGCTGAGCCATTATTTAAGCAAAATTTATAGTGATTTCGAAGTTCCAGAAACATATCTTCGTTCTCATTATACGGACGACCATTGTAGCAGATGGGCTCCAGCAATCCGAAATCTATTGTGGTTTGATGAAGAGTCTGTTCCATTACCTTGGAGAAATGGCACCCATTTTTCAAAGGACTCGGAGTGGTTTCTTTCGAGGCACATTTGTGAATCGGGAAGTTTTGCATTTGCAGCAAAAGGCGGACATAACGACGAGCCTCATAACCATAACGACATTGGCCACTTCATTTTGCAAGGTAATACAGAAGTGTTTTTTAAAGATCTAGGAAGTGGTTTATACAGTAAGGATTACTTTAGTGAAAAACGCTATTCTTTTCTTTGTAATGGCTCACAGGGTCATTCTGTTCCAATAATAAACGAACAATTTCAAACACCAGGGTCAGCAAAATATGCAAACATTCTTCAGGTTTCAATAGGAGAAGATGTTGATATCTATGAAATGGATATCGCAAATGCGTATGAGGTTAACAGTCTTCAAAGTGTAAAGCGAAGGTTTACGTGGGTAAAAACAAATCTTCCAAAACTGGTAGTGGAAGACACTTATTCTTTTGCTGAGCAGCCACGTTCAATCATGGAACGGTTCATTACACCTGTATTATTAATAACAAAAACCGATGATGGAGTCCTTCTAGAAGGAAAGAATAAAGTAAGAATTTCATATGATAAGAGTCAGTTAAAACTAGAAACAAAATTGATTAATTTTATTAATCATTTCGGTAAATCAGAAGATAATCTAGCCCTCGACTTTATTGTACTGCACCCAGATAGAGAGTGTAGTGTCGAGTTGGCATTTCAATTTGAATAG